ATAGTATCAATCACATCCTTTGGAGGCGACCCCAACAAGTCTGTGATGATTGAAAATTGGTGTACATGGTCTTTACCCGGGAAAAGAGGCTTCCCTTCAATCATCTCAGCAAAAATGCACCCAGCGGACCAAATGTCCACCTCCACATTATATTTTTGCCAAGTTAACATAATCTCGGGTGCCCGATAATATCTCGTAGAAACATACCCAGTCATTTGCGGGTCCTGTATCCTTGCCAAACCAAAATCACAGATCTTCAAATCGCAATTCTCATTGATCAGAATATTACTAGGCTTCAAATCCCTATGAATTACCCCTGCCGAATGAACATACTTCAACCCACGCAAAATctgataaagaaaatactgtaaaaattgtttttcaAGCGGTCTGGTCTGTAATAATCGATGCAAATCTGTCCCCTGCAATTCCGtcacaaaatatatatcttctaaagGTGATAGGAAAATATCCTCTAGACAAATCAGATTTTCATGTCGTAAAtgtttcaataatttcaaCTCCCGGTACGTCCGCTTGGACAAAACCGCTGTGGAGAATGGCTTCATGATCTTCTTAATAGCAACCGGTTGCTGCGTATACGTATCTACTGCAGAACACACCAACCCAAATGCCCCCATACCCACAGGATTCAGATCCGCATACCGATTCGTAATCTCAAACACCGTCCCAAATATTTGCGTCCTAAAAAATTCTTCCTGGCTAGCCATTTTTCCTTCAGTCCCTTGTCCTATTCTGTATCCCGCTTGTAAAGGTATACCTGTATGTGTAaatgtgtgtgtgtgtgtgtgtgtgtgtgtgtttgtATGTCTATATTTTCCTCCCCCCTCTTAATCTGTCTATCAGGACGATTTGCGTATATTACTCTTACAAAACAATGATCTCGTTatttgctgctgctgtatGCTCTCGAGAGACAAAAGGGCCCAGAAAAAATTCCTCGAAGAATTATTAAAGAGAtatgaagaaaaaggaaaaacaagCTTAAAGTGAAAAACGAAATAAGACCACAACAAGAATCCTCCTCCCAACTTGCTCGAGAGAGATTATTATTCCTCTTTAAACGAATGCTGAgaatgaattaaaaaagaaaaagcaaCCAAAGGAGTCACAAGTAAGCTGTGTTCTTCTGCgtcttgttgttgttgaaacCTGCCCCTCCAGCAACCAACcaatttttctattttctcGATGCCCCAGATACAAGATAGGTACGCCGAAGAGTGGAGAGACACTACAGCAATTACTACGATGCTCCTTTGTATCTGTACTCTATTGTACCGTAGTGTTCTTTGCCGTTCCATGTCACCTTCGACGTCCCGTAACGTGGTAgtagttttttctttttcttgttgCATACACGTCTCCGTGGATGGAAGGAATGGAAGGAAAACGAACCATTTCTCGAGCGTGGCCACAAGGTGACGGAATCCAGGTGGTCAACTCACGCTCTTCTCGCCTACCGCAGTTGTTACAAAACCGTAAAACAGTATGCCAAGTGTCCCGTCGGCTAGACTCGGCGCGGCGCGGCCCCGCACCTACCCGCCGATGCAAGAGAAACCCGACGAACATCCACATCGCCATCAACGAACATCCCCGGGTAACCGCCCAATCCCTCCTTTGTGTTTGCTGTCTTATCTCACTTTCTGTCACGCACGTCCATGGGACCTTCCCTGCCTGCTGCCCCGCTCCCCCAGAACAAACGTGTCACTACTACTATATTTATACCTACATACCAGTGCTGTATCGCTCCAGACCTTATTCTTCTGCATATCACTTTCTACCGCAGATCAGTCATCATGCACACCCATAGCTCGTGGCCTCAACCTCTGACTTCTCTGGTACTAACTGCTTAGGGCTCCGACAACACGCACACCCACGTACTGCCAGGGTGCCCCCGCTCCGTCCGAACCAGCCGCCACGGCCGCGCCGGCCGGCCACGCCCTGCCTCTTTCCCCGGTAAATCTAAAACGTCGCCCAAGAATATCCCGCACGCGCCCGCAAACGCTGCAAACACGGCAGCGTTTGgatttttaattgaaaCCTAATCTGTCATCATTATATGAAACAGGAAATGGAAAAAAACACAACAATACCGCAATTGTTGTGCGTGTGCGGTTTGACCAGATGCGAAATATACGAAGAAACATACGTAGCACACACCGTGGCAATATCCTGCAGACAAACCCGCCCCGTCACAGGAAACACGCTGCAGCATTTCCCACACCTGCATCTGCACCTGCCGTCTATCTGTCGCCTCTTGTTTCCTCATACGCTTTTGAAGCCAAGTCGACCTCGTTTTATCTCCACGGCACCGCTCGCTGCTCCCACGCCGCCTTCTCCGCAAACGAGAATATAAATCATTTCCAAATGCAGCAGCACATCTTAACAAAACAAGCTCGCTTTTGTTATCTGCAAACAACCTGTCCCAGCTCATCGCGCTCAGCTCACCTTCATCTCTCGCCACCAGAGGCCTCATATTGCTATATATAGCAATATGAGGCAATATATGgcaatatatatatatatagggaCAAAGTGAAGAGTTTTCTCCAGCTATCGATCTCTCGTCTTTTTTTCTACTTTACGTTTTCTAAATCTTTTACTTCAGTAGCCagaatcaaattcaaatagATTTTATTTTGCCTGTCACTCGCTTTCCAAACTACAAACAAaaccttttcaaaaaaatgcaattcTCTACTGTCGCTGCCGTCGCTGCTTCCGCCGCCGTTGCCTCTGCCCACGCTAACCACGCTAACACTACCACTACTACCGCCCACTACAACGCCACCACCTTGGTCACCATCACCTCTTGTGGCACCAAGTCCTGTGTGGAGTCTGTTTCCGTAGCGTTGGTATCCACCGCCACTGTTTCCGTCGGCGAGACCATCACCGAGTACACCACCTGGTGTCCTCTCCCAACCTCCGCTCCAGAGGCCCCAGCATCTTCTGCTCCATCCAGCGTTGCTGTCCCATCCAACTCCACTGTCCCAGCCAGCGCTACTGCTAGCGTCTCTTCTTACACTGGTGGTGCTGTCAAGGCTTTGCCTGCAGCCGGTGCTTTGTTCGCGGGAGCTGCCgctttgttgttgtaagAAGTTTATTTTTCGTTTCTGTAGAGCGTCCCGCCAGCTCGCGTTTTAAACGAGCGGCCGTGACGAAACAACTATGTACGGATTGAAATCTAagcttttttaaaacatcaaCAAACGACATATTCATTTTCTCAAACTGTTAATTTTTTTACCCGGCCCGCCAGGGCCCTCTATTTCTGCGGCCGCGCGCGCGCGGCGCTGGGCGGCGGGGGAGACCCCCGCCGGACTTGCAGCCCTGCTGCTGTGACACGACCTACTCTCGGAGCAAGCACGAGCAATTCGGTCGACCCTACACGAACAACCACGTTTCGgttttgtttctgttgttcGGTTGTGTTTCAGGCAGGGACCCGGGGGGTTCTGCTCCGCGTGCGCGGCAGCCGTGCGGTACGCGGTTGGGAAGAACAAGAGTTTTTTTGGGCGTGGCCCCGTGCGCCGCGGTGGGCAGCCGCCGCTGCTCGTTCAAAGCTACTGAACTGGTGGGCGGCGGCTGTCTGTTAGGTAATCtttatttaattgtttttgtaGTTCGTATTCTAACACTTTTCTGATACTCGGGATTGGCGGCCCGCGGCGGGCCAGTGGGCGCGGGCGCACGTGACTTCCTGGGAACGTTGCCACCGCCGGCGACAATGGAAGCTTCGCCAGGGTCTAGCTGCGAGAGATAGCGGGCTCCGCTATCTCTCGCAGTGCCCTCGGTCTCCTTGCTATCGCTGCTTCCCGTCTTGGTAAGAATGTATTAGTAAACATCGTCCCACCTGCCAGCGGTAACATCACGCTGTATTTTTTGCAACCCCCACCACACCCACACAGCCGGCCAGGTGGTTTGGTCCTTGCTGCCCGTTCGGCGAAAGTGAAATTTTTGCTTCCCTCCCAAGTCAATTAGTAATATCGAAATTGGTATTTGAGGTTGTGCAGACAAAAAAAACGCATATTATAGCGGATATTTTTTCTTCCGTCAGACAAATTTAAGAATTGTCTTTCAATTGCAGCGTATTCATTGGGAGAAGAGCAGAGGAAAAAAGGCGTTCGAGAGATTGTTGCAGAATACAGGTTGATCTTTTAGAACGTGTTTCGgttggttgttgttgtgttgTCGCTGCTTTAGTAATTTATTGGAAtaaacaaaagaagaagggtGTTTTGATTGGCAGAGGTGGGAACCGAGCGTGCACTTTGGAAGGTTGATACATAGTGTGGAACggaataataataatagagtgaattttttattagttttattttaaaagttttgtttttgttttattgtgTTGGTTGTAATGTCTGGTAACGGGGAGCACTTTTCGATTGACTTGCCGGAGGTGCTTCCTCATGAGAACATGTATCTTATTCAGATAGGGCACAAGTTGTTTCGGCTTAGTGGggcttctttgtcttcGGACTCGCCTTCGTACTTCACGAATTACTTTACGAGGAAGAATGCGGAGCGGCATGGGAAGGGTGGGGGAGCGGTCAATGGGTCAGGAGTTCTGGGGCAGGAGGATGCTGCTGGTGCGGCGGGCGGTGGTGCTGGCAATGGGGTGATGTCACCGCCGCTGACGATTAGTCGGGGGTCGTTTTCTGGGGAGAGTGGGCAGGagattttatttattgatCGGTCGCCGGAGATTTTTGAGCTGATCTACAACCATTTGCAGGGGTATTGCATTACGATCAAGGATGAGTATCAGTATACGATGCTGTTTGCGGACGCGATGTACTATAACCTGCCCCGGTTACGaaacttgttgaaaaacTCGGATTACTATTACACATGTATCGGGGGGAAGTCGTTCAAGGTCCCCAAAAACATATGCAACACGCAGGGCAACTCGCCCAACTATTTTGATATTGCGGTCGATGCGCTCTATTCTGATTTGGAACAGGTGTTTTTGTCCAGGAAGTTGATCAGGCCGCCGCCGCAGTCGCCGCCGTATGTGCCCCGGTCGCCGGCTCTTTTCAAGGACATTCTGGCGTTGCTCAATGGTGCGGAGATCACAATGGATGACAAGAAACGTAATTCGTTGATCAAGGAATGCAGGTATTATCGGTTTCTGAACCTGGAGCAGAAGTTGTTCAAGTGCGAGATAAAATACGATCCATTTTACAAACGCGAGATTATAACGATGCTGCTCAAGGACCTGAGCAGTAAAGGCGTCGATTTGACGTTGAAGCTGACGGCTTCTCATAATAACTTTGCCTGTCCGGTGGCCGCGAGGAGCCCAAGTGGTGGTGCTGCGGATGCGGCTGCTGCAAACAAACAGCAACTGCAACCGCCGCAGAACGTGCAACGGTTGCATGAGGCTCAGCGCGAATCGAGCAGCCCGCCCTCTGCGACCCCTCAACCTCCGTGCAAGAAGCCGAAGCTGGGGAGCGATTGGCATATATGCACGTACACGAGACCGTATCTGAACGACCCCCCCAGGGATCTTATCTTCCAGATAAGTTCGATGGATTGTATTATGTTCTTTAATAAGCGTAAAAAGACCATCCATGTCAACATCAGATCGGAACCAGCGGAGAAGTTTATATCGGTGTTTTCTGGCATCTTCCATCGTTCCCACGTCGACCTCAACAATTACCGGGACCCGGTGCTTCTTGATGGCCTAATCATCCCATGCTGTGTGTCTGTGTGCGACTTGACTTTGAACGGTATCAAGTGcacaaatatttgttccTTGATAGACGAAAACAAGATCACGGAAAAAATCCCCGACTTTACACTTGGAGATGGGTTTGTCCCAGGGTTGAAGCTTGTGTTGATGAAGTCGATGTGGAGATTGGGTGTCAAGGATGGAGAAATAATCTTGGTGTGCATCAGAGGCGAAGCGATCACAGGCATCAACGAATTCCATCACAACATAAGTTACCTATAATCCTTGCATCACCCCTCTTTTCCTACTGCTATCTTCACAACAGTATTACTACTACCACTCTACCCTGTATTAGaaacaaattattttttttatttttagttttttacCTTTTCATTTCCAATTTATCAACAAGAGGCATTTGAGGAGGGGATTATGAAGGCCTTTTCAACGTTTTTAATCTGAATTGGATAACTTTAGATAGGCTTTGTGTTCTTTCACATGTAACAATATTAATTTCCTTTCTGCCGTTTGGCGATGAATGCTCCGCCCGGGATCCGAACTCGCGAGTCATCATAGCCTGTCTTACTAAAAGGAAGAACACACAGAGTGAATGGGAACACCCCTCAAATTACCCCTTTAACGTGTTATATGTAACCACTATGTAATGAATGTCCTTCAAAGTCTGAAGTCCAAGTCCAAAAAAACTAATAAATCTCTTTGTAAAACGGTTCATCCTTATGCAGGGGAACTGCTGATCATCTCTGTATTGTTTCAAATTGACCAAATGTCCAAACGGCCCGAAGGCCGCAAGAACACCAAAACGGTAATCTGCCATTATATAAAGGGCAAAGTTCTGCACGTGACCTGAAATCAGTTTAGTTACTACATATGTCACAATATGCAGCACGGTAGCGTGTGAGTACAGTAGCCTAAGAGCATTGGATTGGTATCCTTACAGCTAGTCTGCCTCTTCTAAAGTTCCTCATACAAAAACGGGGgttttcttcagaaaatCGACCAATAGTTAGTAGAATGGAATGACGGTAGAACGTAACCTATATGTAGAGTAGATGATCTGTATGAACTAACTGCATTAGTTAGCTCTTGCCTCGATCCGACAAAAAATACTTCCACAAGGCCTCTTATTCTGTTCTTACTTACTATGTAGATTTCAAGTGTATTTATTTAAAGTGCATTAAATTAGCATATTATGGTTGATACCGCAGTCGTAGAATGCGCGGTTCATTTGAATGAAGGTCAATACCGGCCGTTTCCACAGCTTTGAAATAGCGAATGCCAGCAACAGCTGCTTCTGACTAGACAGCTGCCGTAACTACTCACTTCCCGCAGCTAGGTATCGATCTTTTGGCGTTATTTTGCTTGCTCAGAACATGTCAAGTCAAACCTTCCGTTAAACAAAGGCGGAAGGAAGTGTAAACAAAACATGTTTCggatcttcaaaaacaacagtAAAACATAATGATAAGCAGAAGTCAGCAGTACACATGTACCATGGATCAACCGTTGAACGACATCAGTAATAAAGATACTAGTAATCGTGGTTCAAACGTTTTCAAGAGACTCAGCACCTCTCCCATGAGGAAGCCCGGATTGAGTGTTATTGATAAACCAGCAGTTAGGTTATCCCCTACCAAGTCTAGCTATCAAACTTCTCCAAAGAGATTGATTCCTCCAGAGCATCTGAGCAATGTCACGCGAAGTGTAGATAGACATCATTTTATAAAACGTCCTGAGCATACATCATCATTAATACAATCATTACACGGGGGAGCGGACATTGTAATCCCTATATCTCCTATCAAGATGGAATCAGAAAAGTTTGGTAGTGTAACTACGGTAGGTGGCGATGGGTCGCTCAGTAGAATTAAAAACAGGTTTTCTCCCTCTAAAGACCGAAAGTCTATAATGACAGTGAATGAAGAAACATTGAGTCCAACCAGGCAGAATTTACTTAATAAATTGCAACGAGATGAAGATTTATCCAAAgttacaaagaaaaatacaAAGCTGAACTCGGAATTGATATCGAACTTCAAGGTGGGTAAGAGTCAAATCACTACAAGGAGCAAGAACGTAAAGTTTGAATTACCAGAAGATAGAATGATTGCGATCGAATTGCAAAATCTTAAACAGTTATTGCAAATGTTGTTGGAAAGACAGGACCGCCTTGAACTGAAAATAGCGGAACTAGAAAGCAAAActgaataataataataataataataagaaaATTGTAGTAGATAATCGTTGTAAATCACCAGGTCTTACGGTCTAAAGGTATTCCCAGTTTGTGCTTCACGACATCCATTGTGGCAATGGCATCTTCGGAACTATCGTGCTCGCCATCTTGGATTCTCCTGCTCAATTCTTGGAATGCTAAGTTTTTCAACGATGATTTAAATTTACCGCTGGGGTATAATATAGCTGTAtcaataattttatcatGTATGATTCTTAATACGTTCAAATCGTTCTCTAATCCGTGGCCTATTAGGATGCTGTTTTCATTGATCATCTTGGGGctcaaaaaaatatctcGAGCTTCATGAAAAGTTAGTGAAACAGCCCTATCAATTTGATGCACACCGCTAAATTGCGAGTTTAGGTCAATTATCTCTCCTATTGGTTGTACTATCTCATCAAAGCATACTTCATTTGTCCAAAAGTCAACAATAGTCAGCCTGATTAACTCATAACCAAGGGAAGTATACGCCATCTCACAATCCAATGCCAAAACATTAGACGAACCGGGAATACCTGTCGTAGTTTTGAACTTGATGGTCTTAGACATATCTTCATAGGTCTCCTGTCTATACACATGGTGTTCCAGCGTGGTGCACCCCAGTGAAAAAGGCGTCACAGAGTTGCCTGTTTCACCGCAACACATGTACTGCGAGGACTTAGTATATCTATTATACTGCGGTTTGGAACTGTGGTATTGACATCGAGTAGGAACCataatatcatcttcagaaaatTTTGTAAGACATCTTGCACAAGCTCGACGTTTGTTTTCCGGTTCCTCCAGTTGACGCTCAGCAGTTACCTCCTTAATAGTAATATACCCAGACTCCTTTAGCGTTTCTATATCCAAAATTAGAGCTCGCAATTTCTCCATCACCGTGTCTTTACTCATTTGCTGCTTTGGTGCTTCATACCTCCCACGCTTATTCAGGTTCCCCTTATGCTTCGTGATGTCTCTTAACAACACATTCGCATTAAACTTGTAGCTCTGTTTAGATGTTGATCTTTTAGCCACTTCATACTCCCAATGCACTGCA
This region of Eremothecium cymbalariae DBVPG#7215 chromosome 4, complete sequence genomic DNA includes:
- the CCW12 gene encoding Ccw12p (similar to Ashbya gossypii AGR049W), which produces MQFSTVAAVAASAAVASAHANHANTTTTTAHYNATTLVTITSCGTKSCVESVSVALVSTATVSVGETITEYTTWCPLPTSAPEAPASSAPSSVAVPSNSTVPASATASVSSYTGGAVKALPAAGALFAGAAALLL
- the HOG1 gene encoding mitogen-activated protein kinase HOG1 (similar to Ashbya gossypii AGR048C), giving the protein MASQEEFFRTQIFGTVFEITNRYADLNPVGMGAFGLVCSAVDTYTQQPVAIKKIMKPFSTAVLSKRTYRELKLLKHLRHENLICLEDIFLSPLEDIYFVTELQGTDLHRLLQTRPLEKQFLQYFLYQILRGLKYVHSAGVIHRDLKPSNILINENCDLKICDFGLARIQDPQMTGYVSTRYYRAPEIMLTWQKYNVEVDIWSAGCIFAEMIEGKPLFPGKDHVHQFSIITDLLGSPPKDVIDTICSENTLKFVTSLPHRDPVPFTERFKNLKPDAVDLLEKMLVFDPKKRITAADALAHPYLAPYHDPTDEPVADAKFDWNFNDADLPVDTWRVMMYSEILDFHQIPDSQINPNDTFDDQVAAATAAAEAARQQQQREQRDQVQQQQQHQGQEDQHQDQGHGQRQRQEHHQEQPQEQRQEQQQQAPTSNSIKSADLAVSLNTSVPNETLSNFACQAAQYANDFE
- the REX3 gene encoding RNA exonuclease (similar to Ashbya gossypii AGR052), producing MAVLRPVDMKIQPAPYEGRIRVINKILEQLQKYRPLKADVESTAVHWEYEVAKRSTSKQSYKFNANVLLRDITKHKGNLNKRGRYEAPKQQMSKDTVMEKLRALILDIETLKESGYITIKEVTAERQLEEPENKRRACARCLTKFSEDDIMVPTRCQYHSSKPQYNRYTKSSQYMCCGETGNSVTPFSLGCTTLEHHVYRQETYEDMSKTIKFKTTTGIPGSSNVLALDCEMAYTSLGYELIRLTIVDFWTNEVCFDEIVQPIGEIIDLNSQFSGVHQIDRAVSLTFHEARDIFLSPKMINENSILIGHGLENDLNVLRIIHDKIIDTAILYPSGKFKSSLKNLAFQELSRRIQDGEHDSSEDAIATMDVVKHKLGIPLDRKTW
- a CDS encoding uncharacterized protein (similar to Ashbya gossypii AGR050W); the protein is MSGNGEHFSIDLPEVLPHENMYLIQIGHKLFRLSGASLSSDSPSYFTNYFTRKNAERHGKGGGAVNGSGVLGQEDAAGAAGGGAGNGVMSPPLTISRGSFSGESGQEILFIDRSPEIFELIYNHLQGYCITIKDEYQYTMLFADAMYYNLPRLRNLLKNSDYYYTCIGGKSFKVPKNICNTQGNSPNYFDIAVDALYSDLEQVFLSRKLIRPPPQSPPYVPRSPALFKDILALLNGAEITMDDKKRNSLIKECRYYRFLNLEQKLFKCEIKYDPFYKREIITMLLKDLSSKGVDLTLKLTASHNNFACPVAARSPSGGAADAAAANKQQLQPPQNVQRLHEAQRESSSPPSATPQPPCKKPKLGSDWHICTYTRPYLNDPPRDLIFQISSMDCIMFFNKRKKTIHVNIRSEPAEKFISVFSGIFHRSHVDLNNYRDPVLLDGLIIPCCVSVCDLTLNGIKCTNICSLIDENKITEKIPDFTLGDGFVPGLKLVLMKSMWRLGVKDGEIILVCIRGEAITGINEFHHNISYL
- a CDS encoding uncharacterized protein (no homolog in Ashbya gossypii); translated protein: MRPLVARDEGELSAMSWDRLFADNKSELVLLRCAAAFGNDLYSRLRRRRRGSSERCRGDKTRSTWLQKRMRKQEATDRRQVQMQVWEMLQRVSCDGAGLSAGYCHGVCYVCFFVYFASGQTAHAQQLRYCCVFFHFLFHIMMTD
- a CDS encoding uncharacterized protein (no homolog in Ashbya gossypii), whose product is MEGMEGKRTISRAWPQGDGIQVVNSRSSRLPQLLQNRKTVCQVSRRLDSARRGPAPTRRCKRNPTNIHIAINEHPRVTAQSLLCVCCLISLSVTHVHGTFPACCPAPPEQTCHYYYIYTYIPVLYRSRPYSSAYHFLPQISHHAHP
- the FIN1 gene encoding Fin1p (similar to Ashbya gossypii AGR051W), with translation MISRSQQYTCTMDQPLNDISNKDTSNRGSNVFKRLSTSPMRKPGLSVIDKPAVRLSPTKSSYQTSPKRLIPPEHLSNVTRSVDRHHFIKRPEHTSSLIQSLHGGADIVIPISPIKMESEKFGSVTTVGGDGSLSRIKNRFSPSKDRKSIMTVNEETLSPTRQNLLNKLQRDEDLSKVTKKNTKLNSELISNFKVGKSQITTRSKNVKFELPEDRMIAIELQNLKQLLQMLLERQDRLELKIAELESKTE